A genome region from Camelina sativa cultivar DH55 chromosome 10, Cs, whole genome shotgun sequence includes the following:
- the LOC104718981 gene encoding nuclear transcription factor Y subunit B-3 gives MADSDNDSGGHKDGGNASTREQDRFLPIANVSRIMKKALPANAKISKDAKETVQECVSEFISFITGEASDKCQREKRKTINGDDLLWAMTTLGFEDYVEPLKIYLQKYREVEGEKTTTAGRQGDKEGGGAGGAGSGSGGAPIYGGGMVTMGHQFSHHFS, from the coding sequence ATGGCGGATTCGGACAACGATTCAGGAGGACACAAGGACGGCGGGAATGCTTCGACGCGTGAGCAAGACAGGTTCCTACCGATCGCAAACGTTAGCAGGATCATGAAGAAAGCACTTCCGGCGAACGCAAAAATCTCCAAGGACGCTAAAGAAACGGTTCAAGAGTGTGTATCAGAGTTCATAAGTTTCATCACCGGTGAGGCTTCCGACAAGTgtcagagagagaagaggaagacgatcAACGGAGATGATCTTCTCTGGGCGATGACTACGCTAGGGTTTGAGGACTACGTGGAACCTCTCAAGATCTATCTGCAAAAGTATAGGGAGGTTGAAGGCGAGAAGACGACTACGGCCGGGAGACAAGGCGataaggaaggtggaggagcTGGTGGAGCTGGAAGTGGAAGCGGAGGAGCTCCGATTTACGGTGGTGGCATGGTGACGATGGGGCATCAATtttctcatcatttttcttaa